From the genome of Nicotiana sylvestris chromosome 1, ASM39365v2, whole genome shotgun sequence:
catcaccagtctgagctaccacacccagctAAACTGCTCCAACTGACTGAAcagctggagtctgaatctggggagctacctgctccggagtgcgagtagcaagagtctgggatcctcctccagcctgagagacggctggtgctacaggaagcaagcctgctcgggtgacactctccatgaggcccactaaatggaccagagcatcctgaagaactgggtagcaataaacccctctgggacctgagttgggcccaccgggactgctggggctggaacctcatcatcaaagtcgaCCTGgggctccaccgctggtgctgctgctcggggctgagctctgcccctacctcggcctctagcacagcctcggcCTCGGGCACGCCCTCTGCCcttcgtgggagctgctgctgggggctcaggctgctgagTAGTGGATGAGGAAACGTGTGTTCTCatcatctgcgaaagaatagagtagaaattcaattagcattgagaaacaaaactgcacgacaagaaagaacagatgtgaagttttcctaactctgtagcctctgggggataaatatagatatctccgtactgatccctcagactctactaagcttgttcgtgaattatgagacctatataacctagagctctgataccaaattgtcatgacccggatttcccaccctcggtggtcgtgatggcgcctactcgtagaagctaggctagccacgaaatatagaaattctaactctttcattttttttcatcctTTTAACGAGTTGAATTAATAGgtgatcaacatttaaataatagcgaaagatgaaattaagcggaagacttagactaatataataccaaaatcaGTACAAAAATGTCAACATgcgtctctacccagaaaccggtgtcacaatatccacaaactgtctatgaatactacatacaaacgtCTGAACAAGTAAATACAGTCTGTCTCGGAAACAAGTGaaaacagaacatataaatagatagaagagaatgtcgggcctgcggacgcttgcaggactacctcgggatctctgagtggactgaaggctggctccccaagtgctactccccaaatgctgctccggtatctgcacatagtgcagagtgtagcatcagcacaaccgaccccatgtgctggtaagtgcctggcctaaccccagtgaggtagtgacgaggctaggaccagaccccaaataaacttgtgcagttatataatatgcagcggaaaataaacaggaataaacaatttaaatgggagggggtacatgctatgGGGAAAATATCAAATCCAacagaaacttaagagaaatatgagagaacgattcaagatctacaacaaaacattaataatattgttgcggcgcacaacccgatcctttatcatttaacactgttgcagcgtgaaacccgatccatatataataatgttacggcgtgcaacccgatccaatataatatttgttgcgacgagcaacctgatccatatataatagtgttgcggtgtgcaacttaatccaatataatatttgttgcggcgttcaacccaatccatatataataatgttgtggcgcgcaacccgttccaaatatacagtcaGCAATAATCATAACCatagtcccggcaagggatcaataacgaattacactatcccgacaagggaatcgacAACACAAATAAATACGTCCCAGccagggagaaacaactataaccaatcttagtCCAACATCTAACCATTTCAGCTATCACCAATGCTCAAACTTCGTAATTCCCACGAAAACAAACTTATTCCTTGCTCACTATCGAGAGTCATCAATTAAAGCGTCCGTAaaatcatttaagaacacaacaagttgcaatttaagactcacggtcatgctcgacaccaatgtatagatactcgtcaccatgcctatatgtcatactcaacaagaagaaaatagcaaataggacacaactcctaatccctcaagctaaggttagaccaaacacttacctcgatgccacgaacacaactcaagtttcaattatagctttaccccacGATTCCACCGctaatttgctcgtatctagtcacaagttacttacttacatcaataaacgctaagagaattaatttgaatgcatgaaaatgaattttccaaagttttacccaaaaagtcaaaaattacccCCGGGCCAACATGGTTttaacctgaggttcgaaccaaaaccggattactcattcccccacgaactcaaatatataatttgttttgaaatcggacctcaaatcgaggtccaaatccccaatttttgaaaaacctaggttctacccaaaacacccaatttaccccatgaaaatcattgattttgagttgaaatcatgttaaaagatgttaaggagtgaagaaaatgagttagaaatcacttaccaatgttttggagaagaaagattgtttgaaaaatccctcttatgtttttggagttttgaaaaatgaaaattaactgaaaatcccgtctaaatatactactctcagatgccctgtgcggaccgcacaaaatcaactgcggccgcacaggtcccatgtggactgcagtgacatgctttagtattttcatcataactttctataaagatgtccaaattgtgatttctttacttttctggaaactagacatgaagggatacaactttcgtttttgaatcatctcaaaattctttgtagatcaaaagctataggcttccgaagtcggactagTGAAATATTcttcaccgcggtccgcacaaaatccagtgcggccgcacaagccccTCCGTGGCAgcattcctttttgtgcggactgcactgatTTGTTCAGAGGCTttccacttctctgaacctgcaacaactatgtttttaagccatcccagaacctacccgaaactcacccgagccctcggaactccaaaccaagtgtgcatactaactcaaagacatcatatggacctactcatgcgatcacatcatcaaaataacatgtaaaatcatgaattaaacctcaaaactcaacattttcatcaagaactctcaaagttcataactcttcaaccggaacccacgtcaaataaactccatttttcgccaaatttcacagttatctttcaaatactataacaagtttgtatcgggcttcggaaccaaaatacgagcccgataacaatggtttcaacattaattcttttttttatttcttagataattcagtaaaataatttctttcaaaaattgatttctaaggcttgggacctcgaaattcattttcggacatacgcctaagtcccatattttactgcggacctgcCGGGATGGTCGGGACAcagatccgggttcgtttgctcaaaatgttgaccaaagtcaaccataatcaaattttaactctagaatttctatttctcatattttcacatagaaggctttctgaatataggtccggaccatgcacgcaaatcaaggtgaggtaaaaggaagatttttaggcctcggaacactgaatttacttgcaacacaagtggaccttttgggtcatcacaacgcaagattgaataaataaattaatattataaaataataagaataCTTAAagtttcaaactacaacgttcatgtaacACCTcacaactctagaactaataaacttttagattaaaggaagagaagagaagaaaactaGTTGGAAGCCTCCTCCAAGTGTGGTCTCCGTTCCTTCACGTGAATTCTCCTTTGAAGTGTGTTCGATTTCCTCCAAAGGTTTAGGACCCCTTTTATATGAATTGAGACCGTGTAAgaccgaaataaccttgtcccaaAAGGTTAAACCATCGACAACTTTGAATGCCCTAGTCTTTAAGTTCCTATCAACCATTTCCTAACAAGgcgaaatagaaaaaaaaatcccGCAATGCAGGGTCGAGGACAGCGCCTCGCGCTGAAACCAGAAACGTTAACTACCTAACTTTGcattcatcttgttgcaggcctttttatctgaattgtatatctTTTCTTTTATTGTCTTCCAACCCAAGGGTGTACCCCTTTCTCTCCTTTTTTAttcgtttgtttttcttttttttttcttttgcgttttatttttttaaaaaaaaactcaaatcTCTTTATCTTTACACTGCTTTATTCCTACACAATATAATATTAAACATAAAGTAATATaattaaaactcaaaaaatattaaaaatattaaaatatgaaATAACAATGGTTAAATATATAATTTTGGCCAAACATCAATGGTGCAAAGGTTCAAGTTGTGAATAACCCTCCTAAAAAAATCAACTTGTGTCAGCGCATGCTCTTTCCACATGATTTATCCATGCTGCACGGCCCACTCCTCGCTCCCACGTTCTCTCTTCTATGGATGTAaccaaaatgaataaacaaaaaaACTTATCACTCAATATATTCACATTTAGTTTCACACTTGCACAGCCATTTCAAGACTCACGGATATTAGCAAGCAGAGAAGCTCCAATCACAAGTCCTTCACCGGAGAAGCTTCAGTGAAAATACATTCTTATTAATATTGATTTCTTATCCTTAGTCGTTGTGTTTCTACAGGATATTGATGGCAACAAGATCTGTTCAACTTGTCTGCTTACTTATTTGCTCTCTGGCCATCATCAAAATTGCATCTGCAAAAGTAAATGAATCATTTAAACAAGAGAAAGGCATAGATCATGCATACTTTGTTGAGAAAACAATTGTTCAGAATGCTTTGTCAAAAGGAGCAGGTTAATTACACTACTTATTATATGCAGAAATTAATAACTTAAATTAGACAAATAAATGCATGTAGTATCATAAGAGTTATATTAATCCTTTTCACTTGCAGTGTGCTTGGACGGATCACCTCCAGCATACCATCTTGACCGAGGATTTGGACATGGAGTCAGAAACTGGATTATTCTACTCTCAGTAAGTTCAACATAGCACAAGTTTGATTCTACCGTTTTATATATAGACATATGACTGTTATTTTTTCCCCAGAAATTACTTATGATATGGATAGTACAAATAATTTATACTATCAGGATAATTTAAAATGTCATAATAGGTTGTTTGCTTTATTTTCAGGTTACTAAATACTCTTGCTATGAGCAGTTAACTTAAGTTATCCTTTAGGACCTAGTATTGCAAATTTTATAGAAGTTAAAACTCTTTTTCTTCACAACATTGAGAAAAGTTTTGATCTCTAATTATTATGAAGACATGATTTTTGAATCTTTTTAAATATTCGAAATATTTTACTTTGTTTAGAGGGAGGAGCGTGGTGCAGAAACATCACAGACTGCCTGAACTGTGGGGTCCAGCCCACATTTTAAGGAAGttgttttcttcctttcttcttcatttttcaaagttggcagaagCAGCCCACGTTTCTCATTTTTCTGTCAAAAATGACAGGCTGCAGAAGTTGAAAGGTCAAGGTTGGTAGGCATATTTTGCCTATAAAATGAGAGCTTCGACTCTCATTCTTTTATCACAATCTCAGAGGAAAATATATCTGAGagctagaaagaaagagtgagttTTCACAaacagggtataagaaaatagtctgtgaagaaaatagagagtgtgagcaatattgtagtgaggtgaaatatcaaaagagggttatttcttttgagtattgTAGTATTTTACTCGGGCCTAAAAAGtgtaaattccttactatagtgatatcagttgctcctctcggggtcgtggttttccccttattcaaaagggttttccacgtaaaaatcttggggTCATTGTTActtttttattcttgttaattaccttatctcggtgctacattattattccgcttttattaccgtgaatattattttggtagggAGTTTATTCCCAACATGAACCGTTCCAAGACCGATTTGGGTTCTTCAAAACTTATGACGCCATTTATATTTCTAGGCATTTTCAGCAAGAGCAAAAGTGAAAATCCAGGTTCTCTTGAATTAGGATACCCAACATCTTGTTTTGAATTATAAACAAAAAATTATTTCTTGACACAACTTGATgaaatgaaaataataaaaagtttGACTGACAAAGTTGGCTTATTAGATGTTTCAGTGGTGCAAATTGCTCTGTCCAATTTTTTGATCATACAGTTATTTAtcgtaaaacatgcagaattttacAATTGGAACAAAGTCTTTGTAAGATACTGTGATGGTGGAGGGTTCATTGGAGATATCGAAAGCATTGATCCCCTATATTCTCTTTTAAGTTTCTGTTTTAAAATCTATCTATGTTCATCTATATTAAAAGTGGAAAGCCATTAagttaaattttaaattattgaaataaccTTCTTATCACCCATATATCCTATTCCATTTGTTTAATTTAAATGACacactttccttattagtccGTTTAAAAAAATTGATACATTTGTATATTTGggaataatttaactttaaatttttaattttatctaCTTTACCCTTAATAAGAATCTTTTATAGCCACAAAAATATCATGAACTCATAAAGCTTTTGCCCCTTAAGTTTTTAAGACCACATATTTCAaaagttttctctttttttttctcaatcAAACTATATCATCTAAATTGAAATCGATGAAGTagttaatattaaaaatattaacGCCCAACTCCTAAGAGAAGACAACGCTTGAGACGCTACAACAGCCCCCAACGTAAATGACTTAACGACGGATTGAAATGGTGGCTTTTTTTCTTGCACTTTCACGTGTAATTCCTATTTTACAGTATGCTAAATTCCTGTTTTACTGAGTATGTTGTGTTCTCTCCGAGTCGGGGATGAATTATCAGCATTAATGGTTGAAGTACACTATAATGAGAAATTTATTACAGATTTTTCTTTTGGTGtcattgtttgaccaaaaaagtgTTAAACTTTTTAGTTAAACTAGTGAATGATGAATTAAAGGGCGAGTCTTATTTGAGCTTAATAAATATATAACAAGATACTCGAGATATGAACAGTGCTTAAGGGCATTAAATAACGGATTTAACTCAATGATTGACAATGAATATAATAGCATGAATATGTAATAAATGTGGATAACGGCAATATGTGTAATAAGAAAGGATCCACCACCCAATTATTGTATGATTGAAACGTTCCTTTCCTCTGTCAACGACGTGAAAATGTGAGAAGTGAAGATGAATATGGaatccttggatcttgtgaacaAAGATTGAACAACGAGTGCTTGAATAAGTTAATCAGTGAACAAGACAACTTTTGTATATTCTCTTTTGTCAACCTTTACAATGTGCTCTTATCAAAAAGTGAAGATCCCTTTTTGTTctctatctcttcctatttatgagCGATATTTCCCAAAAATGCTAAAAAGTACAACATAAAGAATATCCAAAGAAATATTCTTTATGTCTACCTCTGAACCTATGCTACTATTATTTCTTCATCCCGGCTACCCATTTGTGGCACCAGCCTTTTTGAGAACAACCTTCATCAATCGTTATACCATGGTCGACCTCGTCCTTTGTCATATTTATTTGTTACCGTCGAGTCaccaaatttggacctatacagCCACTAATCACTATTTGTATGTGAAGAAGTTATCATGCTTAAAAGTTCTTTCATATAAATTGTTTTTGCCATCGAATTCATCACAAGGCTAAGACAAGGATTTGGATTACTAAGAAAGGGGAAGAAATGGACAAGTATAATATGCACATGTAGTTTGAAACAGTAGGAGTAATAcatgactatactaattataCTATATTATTAGTAGAGTCAAGTTGTCTCATCTAAATGGAAATAGACAGagtattatttttaaaaagagaaaaatagaccAGTCCTCTTTTTGCGGTGTCTCCTCCAAATCACTCCCGAATCTTTCCGAAGTCAAACCAATCTGCCCCGCAATTCACAAAACAACAGATATCCATACGGAAATATCAAATAGGGAAACGGAGTTCAAATACAAAATATGATCGGTCGCATCGTTACATCTTCATTGTGCACGATATGGTTCTTAAGCTTGTGTTTCAAGGTGTCAAAACACATTTCACTATGCTTCTGGTATTTACACTTTAGTTACAAAgaaacatttttaggttcaaacACGACGATTAAAAATCTAACGCCTGCCCCAACGAATACAGACATCTTTGTTATAGTATTAGGTTTTAGCAAGTTGCATGTACTTGCACCTATAGGAGAgaaaattaagaattattattGAGTAAGTGGATTGAAAGTTGTGGCTTTTCTCCGACTCGTAAGTTCCTTGCTGTACGTAATTATTCACTACAATCACTTTGTAAGTTTTTGGTAGTATCGGACAGGCAAAGCAATTTTATCTGTGTTTGGCTTTCTCTCTCTCCTTTTTGTGGTTTTTTTTAGATGAAGGTATCTGGATATTAGAAATTTCATATAATTGATCTGTGGTAATTCGTAATTAGAGCCAAATTTTCAAAACGCACTCTTGGTAAGTGTTtacattttctttaatttgacaTCGAGTTTCTTAAAGAAAAAATACACTTTTCTCATTCTTTTAATCCAATTTTATATTGTTGGGCtatagtttttaaatattttaatttatgtGTATCTTTTTATGATTCAGTTGTTATGTTACTTGTTAAATTTTGGCATTCCTTTTGTTTTAATACTATTTATATAAGTGGATTCTCTAAAGtgataatttaaatatttaatgaaTGTGTTTACGCTTTCTCTTCTTCCATGAATTATTCCTCCATAGTGTTGGCTTATTTCGACTTGAATTGTTGACGTGGTTTGATAACCTTTATGAATCGATCATCTTATGTCGGACTAGAATGAAAATGAAATTGATTTTGAATAGTAGGCTTGTATTTGGAACATGTAGAAGAACTGTCAGGACAAAATAAATGTGTGAAATGTATTGCTACTTCTACTGTTTGAATTTGTGTCACTTTTATATGTAAAATATTTTCTCAAGGTGTGACGTTGCTTAGTACTTCTAATTTATTAAAGTGATATGCGCATTTTGGTGAAGAAAAGCACATTAATGGGAAAATAAAACTTAGAATATGTGAAGTTCAAAATAAAGCCAAAATAACAACTGAATAGATAAAAATATGTATTAAGAAATTACAAAATAGGTAAAATATTCAAATTTTTTTAGTGTTAGTACATAGACTATTGATTGTTTGTCGTATACTATATGACTCGAGATATACGTGAAACACACGTGTCAAGAAGCTAGTTTACACATATTTATATTGAGTTTGAGACATTTCTTTATTGGTGAAAACAACATGGAACTCTACTCACTTCCTTTATTGTTTAGGCTACCAATCTTCATTTCAGAGGTGCAAGGATATTTGATGCAGTAATTGAGGATTTGTTAGCAAGAGGATTAAAGGATGCAAAGAATGTATGTAAATCTAAATtataactaaaattttattttcagtaTATTAGGTTTCATATTGAGATTATGCAATATTATTTAGTAATCGATTCATCTCACATACTAAGAGAGATTAATAATACAGGCCATTCTTTCTGGTGGTTCTGCTAATGGATATCCAGCAGTGTTATACTGTCTATCGCTTTCACAATTTATTGCATAAAGCACATAGAGTGAAATGTTTGGTTGATGCCGgttactttatatatatatataaggatttTAAATTTCCCATATAGCAAATGACCGTAAATGCTATATATCTAACGTTGAGCATCTTATTTTTAATAGGAAAAATCCATGTCTAGCAAATGTGTTTGAGTCACTCTTTAGAGATGTGGTTAATTTACATGTATATTAAtcctatctcttcttatttatttttgtttttaccaATACATATCTGTTGATTTAAGGTTAGATCTGATATTTAAACCTATTTACTTGAGTTGCAGGGATCTATCAAAGTGTTACCAAAATCATGCACTTCAAAAATGAAACCAGATTTGGTACGTCTTGCTTCCTAGCTTGATTCAATTGTTATTTTGCGTCCTCTTTTGCCCTTGGAATAATTATACAAATTACCAATACACTGCAGTGTTTCTTCCCAGAAAACATACAACAAGATATCAAGACGCCTTTTTTTACCGTGATGTCAGCATTTGATAGTTATCAGATATGTTAGACAGTCATGCATTTGTTTCCAGTTAGTAGTTACTTTTTCCTCCACCATGTTTGGTTTGAAGGTCACTGCAATGATTTGAAAATGTGCACATACTAGGTGTAAGTTTAATCTTGAATTAAGCTGTTCTCGAATTACTCATAGGCCACCTAATTTAATAGAATATATGGTAAGTTATTTAAACTAGTTTGGATTTACTTTATATGCTAATATTTTTTTACACTAGAGTACTTTTTGGAAAAATTGACCAAATACAATTTGTTTATTAGATAcagaaagaaatacttctaaaaaaTTGATCAAATCCAACCGCTTCTATCGAAAATTACTTAGGTGAAATACTATttctacttctcaaaataaataGTTTTTAGAAGTTTGACCCAATATGCTCTCAGTATATTTAAGCTGTAGTTTTTCCAGGTTATAATTTATCTCACTTGTAGAAGGTGACTAAGGCTTCTTTTAAAGTATCAATGGATATTAAACTCAACTATTTAGTTATGTGCTAGCCTTCCTTTTTCCATTTAAAGTTTCTAAATGAAATGTTTTTCAGGTGGACAGTATTATAGGCTCAAATATAGGCGAATGCATTCGAGCCCGAAACTGCACTGAAAGTCAGAACAATGACTTCAAAGGTCTGTACATGTACCTGGGTAAAATATACAGTTATAATTCTAGTTCTTTTGTTATTCAACGGACCTGCAGGGTCGAAGTTTCACTACTACTGAAACGTAAATATTCGTTTATGAGTTAGTGAATATGACAAACATTTTTCAAcggaaattttcataaaacaacGGAAATTTAAATAGGAAGGGTAAGAGCATTATTCACGTTTAATTTTATCAAGTAGAAATATATAAAGGGAGATGCAATTGAAACATATATACCCTAAAAATCATaatttatttaaggaaaaagACATAAGTTCCTCCTAAACTTGTCTTAAAAGCCATTTACATATCTAAAAGTACAAGGGGATGAATTGTAATACTTTTTGACTTCTGTGTCCTTTAGTCAACTACTTTACCAATATAGTTGACTATGGTACTAATATTAACTATTAGTGTGTTGCAGAATGATAAATTgcaaaaaagaattaaaaaaatttaaaaaaaattgaacgATAATATTTTATATTAGTTTGGATTCAATATGAATCGTAGTCCAGCCCTTGGGTTGGATGAGGTTCTCTATGATGGCTCCTTATCAAACTTTGTTACAAGAGGGTTTTGTGACTTCTTTGCACGTCACTATCTTGTTCTCTAAGATTTTGATACAATGCTTCCCCTCtctttctatctctctttacacaGTAAATCAATGAAATTAC
Proteins encoded in this window:
- the LOC138879756 gene encoding pectin acetylesterase 8-like, with the protein product MATRSVQLVCLLICSLAIIKIASAKVNESFKQEKGIDHAYFVEKTIVQNALSKGAVCLDGSPPAYHLDRGFGHGVRNWIILLSREERGAETSQTA